One stretch of Erpetoichthys calabaricus chromosome 14, fErpCal1.3, whole genome shotgun sequence DNA includes these proteins:
- the rundc1 gene encoding RUN domain-containing protein 1 gives MSTEELSTSDSEPAFAGGERWAPVGAVANPEDEEDSEGKIRTTEPRRRTSTPGDMADKLRRLEEEQELLNSSLLALTSHFAQVQFRLKQIVHAHTEDRERLLVELEDFAFRGCPHVLGCRAQDAQMLENTSEREKRERMEAHRQKQRELIIQLKTQLDDLERFAYQEGNYDSVPQSIVMERQRVIIDELIKKLDVNLNEDIGSLSPEELRQRVDSAIAQIVNPARVKEHLVEQLKTQIRDLEMFISFIQDEVGNPLLTSAENSEHVPTAGSRGLPGQRKVDAEQARKLRATGLQMMRRALAFLQIFAVSQFGCGAAHLPRGLWPQDEPGQDFSPLLLKLEASVEKVRKQALRRQPHDNHVISYSSTRAIAAGAKDELTSAVRKDLAVALRDLMAHGLYAPSPGMSLVLAPIACLLPSYSASPQTLHPWELFVKYYDSKNGQAFMDSPARKLSQSFSLPVRGSVTVTPKQSLLSAIHFVLQDHDPFKRGADSELKALVCMALNEQRLVSWLNLICKSGTLIQTHYQPWSCMAQTGFEGALHILSRLSHLQFSLPVDLAVRQFKNIKDAF, from the exons ATGTCAACTGAGGAACTGTCTACGTCTGACAGCGAGCCAGCGTTCGCAGGCGGCGAGAGATGGGCACCAGTGGGCGCGGTGGCCAACCCGGAGGATGAAGAGGACAGCGAAGGGAAAATCCGCACTACGGAGCCGCGGCGCCGGACCTCGACCCCAGGGGATATGGCGGACAAACTGCGCCGCCTGGAGGAAGAACAGGAGTTGCTGAACTCGTCGCTGCTCGCCCTCACATCGCACTTCGCGCAGGTGCAGTTCCGGCTCAAGCAGATCGTGCACGCGCACACCGAGGACAGGGAGCGGCTGCTGGTGGAGCTCGAGGACTTCGCGTTCCGAGGCTGCCCGCACGTGCTGGGGTGTCGCGCGCAGGACGCGCAGATGCTGGAGAACACG AGTGAGCGAGAGAAGCGAGAGCGCATGGAGGCCCACAGGCAGAAGCAGCGGGAGCTCATCATCCAGCTGAAGACGCAACTCGACGACCTCGAGAGGTTTGCCTATCAGGAGGGAAACTACGACTCGGTGCCCCAGTCCATCGTCATGGAGCGGCAGCGG GTGATCATCGACGAGCTCATCAAGAAGCTGGATGTGAATCTGAACGAGGACATCGGCAGCCTTTCGCCCGAAGAACTGCGCCAGAGGGTCGACTCTGCCATCGCCCAGATAGTCAACCCGGCCCGAGTGAAGGAGCATCTGGTGGAGCAGCTAAAGACGCAGATTCGGGACTTGGAGATGTTCATCAGCTTCATTCAAG ATGAAGTCGGGAACCCACTGCTGACCAGTGCCGAAAACTCTGAACATGTGCCAACGGCGGGCAGTAGGGGACTGCCAGGGCAGCGTAAAG tggACGCAGAACAGGCGAGGAAGCTGCGGGCGACGGGACTGCAGATGATGAGACGGGCCCTGGCATTCCTGCAGATCTTTGCTGTCAGCCAGTTTGGATGTGGCGCCGCTCACCTCCCGCGGGGCCTGTGGCCTCAGGACGAGCCCGGCCAGGACTTCTCTCCTTTGCTTCTGAAGCTGGAGGCGTCGGTGGAGAAAGTGAGGAAGCAGGCCCTGAGACGACAGCCACACGACAACCACGTCATCAGCTACAGCAGCACCCGCGCCATCGCGGCGGGGGCAAAGGATGAGTTGACGAGCGCCGTGCGCAAGGACCTGGCTGTGGCCCTCCGGGACCTGATGGCCCACGGCCTTTACGCCCCCTCCCCGGGAATGAGCCTGGTCCTCGCCCCCATCGCCTGCCTGCTCCCGTCATACAGCGCCTCTCCGCAGACCCTCCACCCCTGGGAGCTTTTTGTGAAGTACTACGACTCTAAGAACGGCCAGGCCTTCATGGATTCTCCGGCCAGAAAACTCTCTCAGTCGTTCAGCCTGCCGGTCAGAGGAAGCGTGACGGTGACGCCCAAGCAGTCCCTGCTGTCTGCCATTCACTTTGTCCTCCAGGACCACGACCCATTCAAGCGTGGCGCGGACTCGGAACTGAAGGCGCTGGTGTGCATGGCGCTGAACGAGCAGCGTCTGGTTTCCTGGCTCAACCTGATCTGCAAGTCGGGAACGCTGATCCAGACCCATTACCAGCCCTGGAGCTGTATGGCCCAGACGGGCTTTGAAGGGGCGCTGCACATCCTCAGCCGGCTGAGCCACCTGCAGTTTAGCCTGCCAGTGGACCTGGCGGTGCGGCAGTTCAAAAACATCAAAGATGCCTTCTGA
- the ptges3l gene encoding putative protein PTGES3L: MPRIVRPENSHPAKALWFDRSKFVFVNFMVEDSKDVQVDIQEDKLIFSCKSADDSDIYNEIHFFDKVQPKDSRERRYDRTINVLLRKMKENVAWPRMTKDTGKPIWLSVDFDNWRDWEQEEEEGMAEYEKYLDMLQGMSKKGPPPKMDDLDDLDDDD, encoded by the exons ATGCCACGTATCGTCAGGCCGGAAAACAG cCACCCGGCAAAAGCCCTTTGGTTTGACCGCTCAAaatttgtttttgtcaatttCATGGTTGAAGACAGTAAGGACGTGCAAGTTGACATTCAAGAAGATAAACTCATTTTCAG CTGCAAGTCGGCAGATGACAGCGACATTTACAACGAGATCCACTTCTTTGATAAAGTGCAACCAAAG GACTCAAGGGAGAGAAGGTACGATAGGACGATCAACGTGCTCTTGAGGAAGATGAAAGAAAATGTCGCTTGGCCCCGGATGACCAAGGATACGGGCAAG cCCATATGGTTATCAGTTGATTTTGACAACTGGAGAGACTGGGAGCAAGAAGAGGAGGAAGGCATGGCGGAGTACGAGAAATACCTTGAC ATGTTGCAAGGTATGAGCAAGAAGGGCCCACCACCTAAAATGGATGACCTTGATGACCTGGATGAT